acagagacaccgCCAGAGCCACCAGATGTATTTGCACTGTTTATATTTGCACATGCATAACGCACACGAATGCTGGTACATAAAAGATGAAAACCGACTCTCATAAAGAGCAGGATATTGGAAGCAGCTGTGAAAAATGATCAAGGGGTGACATCAATAACAGGACAGTGCACACAACACAGGAGGCAGCTGCATATTAATTGGACAGGCACCCCATTAGAATTGCTCTTAGCAGATATTGTCTCTTTAGAGTGGTTCCATTCAGACGCACAACACAAGGTTGGATTGGAGAAGATGGCTTAGTTGGATGAAGGGAATGTTAAATAGTTGAATATCAATCACTGTGAGCACTAAAGCAAAGATAATGTTTTTACCCCATATGTTCAACGGAGGTATcctaaaaaatttaaatatcaaaacgTGAAACATATGTCACTAAACACAGTGACATTTTCAAGCATTGTTTATTAGTTTTGATGTTAATGAATGTTGACGTgaatgaaaatccaaaaaatCATCGTGTCAGAAAATTTCAGTGTTGCTTAAGAGTAATAAGAAGTGTGTTCTGATGCAGAAATATAGACCTACTGAAAAGTATGCCCATATACGTCAGAATACCTAGACCCTATACTCGGTAAGTCAGAACTTTGATCTAGCAGCAGGCAATGATGATTTTCTAGCccagttttggtatttttggcaGTGTGAGACggttttggaaaaataaatcaatttcttGTCAGCAGAAATCAGCATTAAGAGTACCTAAATTACCTGGGTGAGAAAaactttggacttgataaaacaagAACACTGTGTCTACTACCACACTTTTCCCTTCCTCTCAATTTTTCTTTGAGCTGCTTGGATACAGCACTGTGAACAGCCAGTTTCTTTAGCAGGCCCTCTCCACAAGGAGGCCTTACTTTCCTTGTGGAGAACGACTGTCTGCTGGAAACATGTTATGCCTACCTCATAGTTCTGTAGGTAGGAGCATAACTGTTAATCTTCTCTATTAACAGACCTGAATGCTTGAATTGTTTGTAATGAAACAAGAGAtgagttttgcttttaaaattgaatttatgAAATAAGTAAACTTTTCAATGACACTTTCCCTATTTGTGTGGTGATGTATTTTGTGCAATAACAATAAGGAACAGCAATGTCTGTTGTGGGGTTTACAGTTCCTCTTTTATTCTTCATAACATCATGTTTTATAAGATGCAGTTTCAACATCTTTACATTGCTGCAGAATGAGTTTCTAGAGGACATTTTTAGATGGTGGAAGATTTTGTATATGGCTATTTAATTACAGACCAACACATAAAAATTACTGCCTGAAAAACCTAAGAAAACTGAAGCGAGAAAACactgtggagaaaataaaaattaaaaaaataaatcaactttggATCTGCTGCACAGACCTGAGGTATATTTCTACAGAACCTGAAAAATTATTGCCGAGAAGAGGCCAACCTCCCAAAGGTAGAGATGGGTTACTTTCAAAGATATTATAGTATAATAGTTAGTATTAGAATTGATTAAGTTTATTGCCTTTTTCACTAGGGAACATTTATATTTCTCTTTGTACAGTTTGTCTTGAGTTATTTTAAGTTACTTGTAGTGGTTGTTCCTGCCATCTTTTATGAGTCTATATGATCAACTTCTAAAATGTAGCATTGCcatttccaaaaaacaaaactaaaaaaatcgAAAAGTTTtcgtttttaaatgtgcataattttaagaaacccaaacagaaccCTAACTGAGGAGCGTTTCTGTTCCAGTAAAGCATTAAGACTTCAGAGGATATTACTTTTAATTACTGCTGAGTCTGCCAACTATAATCATGTACGACCAATGAATTTATCACAGTTTTGCAACATTAATGGATCTTACCTCAGGCTAATGAGACTCTTGCCAGAAAAAAAGATAGTGAGAGCTTTGGAATACATCTAAGACTCTTTAAATCAAGGGGAAAAAGTTCTTATGTCTTCATGTCTTCCTGAGGAACTTCTAGAGcggtaaaaaaaaaggacagaaaccAGCTGTCTGAAATCCACTACAAAGATTCTGGAACCATTAAAGGCTTATCCTTACACCTCCTATCCATCCTCAGGCTATTCTGCTGCCTGCTAATAGGTCACTGAGTTCTTCTTTAGTAATGAAGTCAAAAGGTCTGGTTGGTGTAATGAGATGAGGTTTGCAGAGAAAGGATACAAGCAATACGACTAAAGACTGAAGCAAAGGTGTAAAGGGAAAAATCCCACAGAGTGACCACTTTAACAAAAAGCTGCCAATAAAATTGGAGACGTACAAATAAGAAGTGAATAACACAATTAGACAAACAGGTTCGTGAATGTTGGACATGTTGCGCAAGTACAAGCAGAATCTTCCAGGCATTTTGctcaatcaaaaacatatcaGCATATCAAAAGGCCTTTGATGATacactgcagctgcagcctctTCAGAAAAGATTAATTCTGcttgtttaattaaatctgaaaGTGCAGTATCTACCGCTAAAATACACTTTCGTGTGTCTGGACCTGTTGGATGAAAATGCTCATCAAAATGCACATAAGCTCTCTTAATTCAGCTCACTGGCAGACCTGACAAGGCGAGCTGAGGGAATTGTATCATAGATCAGGAACGGGAACATTCAGACTGGATGGTCTTCATATCTACAAACAAACTGGAGGCAGCGTACATCACTGCAGCTATTCACAGCATTATAGGATCTGGCATTTAGTAGATGTGAGCTTGACAACCTCTGGCAAAGCGCCAGGATTGATGATTATGTtgtaaggaaaataaaaagcagaaggaGGATTACTgaaggcaaaataaataaatacttcacaGAAGCTTGGCATAACTGGGATGTATAAatcttgaaacattttgtaGGAATTTCCCCTTTTCCAAATTAAGGAAAGCAACATAATGAGTAACGGCAGTAAAGTCAACATCAATGTTTGTTGTTCAGATAGCTTTTATACCTTATGTTGAAACattgaataaattagaaaactATCATCTTGCATGGAAGGAGAGTCTGGGAGAGAAAAgttcttgcatttttaaatttcaaaattatcCACTTGTGATGTAGTTTATTATCAGACTTTAATGCATTAGGCTTATGAAACCTAAAATGAAATTTACCAGCAGAAGTCTCACTTCCACAGTGTGTTGATAACTCCTGGTAATGTAGAAAAAGGCTTAAAATAGATGCATTGTTTATCTTATCGAATAAACATGTACAATACTGTATTGTATTGTACATGCTTAAATATGAATTGCATATTTCTGCCTAGTAGTTGAACTGaattcaaatgaataaaaagaatgGCATCTTACTCGGTCTAAAGTATTCTTTCAGACAAATCTTTATCAGTGATTCAGTTAATTGTAAGGGGTGCTACAtatatgaaacatgtttttttccagttccaTAAGCTACATGTCATATGTGTAAGAATTACTGAGCAACAGAATTGAGTCTAAATAGATAGActtaagtttaaaaatattgttcgtgtaatttgataaaaaaaaatttccagtCAATTACCATAAAGTAATACCCCCTCGTCCTTATTCATCCATCTTTGTTTCACACATGCTGTCACACAGTTACATAATCACTTTCTTGCTCATGTCATCCATCTCTGACTCTGCCATTACctcaaaacacaaagacaaatctGAGTCACATCACCAGAATCTCATCCAATCTGTTATCGGATAAAACACTGAGGGTCTGTATCAGATGCATTTGCATGCCTTTAATTAGCGtgaattttttctttgcaaataaagTCTCTGCTGTGCAGATGTATTGTGAAGATTGCACCAGCAGTGCACAGGCAGCACAGCACAAAGCTCATATGTATGCAAATCAGAGGCATTCCATTCTGGCGGCTGGAGAGGAGTGTTTTGGATGTTAAAAAGTAGGAGAACCCAGCTTACGGCATTGCAGAACAGAAACCCCATCGTAATACTACTGCAAGTCAAGGAAAGTGAAAtgaccaaaacataaaatattaatacaggACTGATATAATAATTCATATatgagaaattatttataaatagaAGTTTTCTTTAACCTGAAGGCCCAGTTAGCAGTGGCTGAAAACTTACTGTGGACTCATGTTAGAGAGACCGTAtgagattttcatttgtaacagGTGAACACACTGATGAACAAATCTGTGCTTCAGGGTAGAGAGAAATGGAGTTTCTGAACCTGCACATATTTCATTTGCATTAACCAAACTGGAATCTATTTGAGATTCTGCAGCAGTTATTGAGCCTTGAGAGGTTTTCTAAAGGGTATTTTGGTACAGATGTGTCAtagatatgtttattttaaatatgcaagcATGCCATTTAAACCTTATAGGAAAATattattccttttttgttttttttccagaaaacatTCTATATATCAGTTCATCGATTCCTGTtatagtaagaaaaaataattcaagaattgctaaaagaaaatacaggatACCATAATGTTAAAAATCTTCCTTAAAACACCAATTTAAAAACTTAGAGTAGGTTATTGtaatatcaaataaaattgctaacctaaatttaatttgaaagaacttttaaatgtgtaaactgtttttaaatgtgacacTCTAAATCTAAATCAATACACAAAGAACAGATAATAACGAAGAACTAAGAATATCAACTCAAATCAATGAATTGACATAGAACTTCATTAGTAACAATCATCAACTACTAAAAGTATTCCAAATATGAGAACCAGTTAAAccccaaacacaaagacccatGGATCATGGCAGCCACACTGCTCAACTCAATCAGGGTTTCAGATTTaatatgtgcatttttgttcatcacttaaaaagtgttttttccaaaaagttacagAAATGCTCAAAAAACAACCAGCCTGTAGCTGTAGCAGATTGTGGCAGTAGAGGAGTGAATTGTTTCACTGGTCCAATGATTCCCTTCAAATggatttaaatgcttttatcaaACATGTCAATCAAATGctacattgtttttaatgtgcatATAAGAGATCTTGAACAGCGACTGCGAGGAGTTTTTTATGAGAtttaataaaagtaacaaaaacagtAGAAACAAAAGTGAAACCAGTGCAGACATACCACTCAACAGAGATGATATAACCAAGTAAAAAAGTGAAGAGATTCATGCTCTGCTTAGATTAGCATTACCGCATTTAGCTTTAGGTCCTCTACTCCCACACTCTTACAAAAGCTATCTCACATCATTCCACTCTTTCTACATCTGTCTGTTATTCCACAATCTTTGAATTATTTCTTAATTCAACCTTTAGCCTTTAACAAAAGTGCTGTACTTGGATCACTTAGTTACAGCAGACCCACTTCATTCACCAGTTGGATCCACCTGTTCTCCCCCCTTTGTGAATCTTCCCCTTTCCTCTTACATAAACAGACATTGCAATGTTGCAATGCACCATCAGGCACTGTTGTgcaacaacattaaaaatacctCAGGGTCGGTGAGGAGGAAAGTTGAAAACATAATATCTGAGTTATTCCAGTGGAGAGAATGGAGTCGTGAGGAACTGTGatttgaaggtaaaaaaaaaaaaaattaaaatgcgCTGTTCAGCCTCGGCATTGTATGCATACTGCCACTAAAAAGCTTAGAGATAAGTCAATAGCTTTCAGtgtgaagactttttttttcaatcctGTCTTTCTAAATAGGCAAAGTCAATAACAGCTATCTGTTGACATAGCTAAAATGAATATCAAACATGTAGGGAAAAAAAGATGTGGGAGAACAACGAGCATATGTGAAGACAGAAcgttatttttatgtttaagaaaataaattcagtgatACAGAtgcatacaaaaatataaaatttaaaattactgCCTTCTTTATGTCTTTTTGAATGCTTTCAGATTTGACAGAattcatttgaaagaaagtgttATTTAAACCATAATTCTATCACCATAAGTCACCACAACTCAGAAATACCATCCTGATGAAAAAGACACAAGGAAAATTACTAGGGAATATATCTGTATGTTTCATGGGGGTTGCAGTAACTGTGTATGAAGGGAAAGTGTCCCCCTccctttcaaaaatattcatttggACCCCCTCATATTTACCATAAAACCTTACTTCCCTCAGCACTGCTTCTATTGGTTTGTGAAGGAAACTATTCCACTTGATTGACAAGAGAATATTCATATGGCTAAAACTCTACTCCGTGTTTTCCTGGTTACCTACAACAACAGACCGCACAGCTAGTGCAGGCTGCTGAGAGCTGGACAAGATAACATCAGTTTCATTGGCTGCAATTGAGATGATtgaactgcaggtgtgtgtgaagTGTCAGAGTCAGAAGTAGGATCAGGCAAGAAAACAATATCAAAATCTTTAAGCATCTCTTGGATTCCTTTTTAATACACTGTCTGATCATGACAAAATCATGGCACCACTGCTGACATGCCAAGACATGGCTGCCCACAAACCAACTGCTCAGGCAAGGACAGCTTAAATCAGAGAAGAAGCCAAGAGGCCCAggtagctctggaggagctgcagatattagcagtttgccacaagcatGTATGATAAAGATGCTCCACTAAGATGAGATCAAAATTAAACATTCTGGCCTACATGCACAACACTAACATGATGGACACCCCATAACATAAAATAGTGTGGTGGCCGCGTCATACCTTGGGCACGCTTTTATTAGCAGGGAACAGGAGGCTGGTCAGTTAATGggaggtaaaaatgacaaacactgaaagaaaatttgttgGTGGGAGCAGAAAACTTGAAATTGGGAGAAGAGGTTTATCTTCCAAGGGGACAACATTCCTAAATACAAAGACAGAGCTATAACATAATGGTTTAGATAAAAGCATATGTGTCTTTGATTGACCCAAGTTCAATTCAGAATTTCtgataaaacttgaaaattgttgTTCATCAATTTTCCATGTCCATGCAATCTGACTAAGATGGGTTTTGCTGAGAAAGAATGTCCAAAGAGTTCAGTGTTGATATTTGAAAAAGCTAGAACATACAATGCCAAAGTTCACACTTCTGTACACCTTCCAGTAACTGTTAAGTCTATGACTGAATAcctatattttaatttgtaaaacatttcaaagccATTCATCAGTTTCCCTGTAGCTCAACAATTATGTTTGAGTGTCaagttaaaacagcaaatggtgTAGTTGTGTGAGTGCAATACCATCTCCACCCAGCTGGCACGTGGCTCACAGAAAATCAAGCACACCCGTCTCTCCCACTCAGGCCTTCAGGAGCCTATAAAGCAACTCAGCACACCTGTGTTTGAGATAATCTCTACAAACAAAGACCTCATCTTCAAGCTCCTGCAGAACACCACTGGTAGGAACTGAACTTTAAATCTGTATTCAGAGGACCTTGCTGGCTTTACAAAATGGATTTATGAAAgtagttcattttgtttattttcttttgatgactcaaaaagtaatttgtactttgtgtgtttgtaggtTTTCAACCTGCTCAGGTGTCATGAAAGAACagtgatttaaagaaaagaaagagaaataaaataaaaagatgacacTGAGAAGAGTTGGTCCGGGTTGTCTTTGATGGGAGCAAGCCTTGTCAAGTTTGGGCAGAAGCTAAGGTGTTTTGTAGAGACTAAAAACTTGACAGTTGAAAACCACTGTGAAGATCAGATGAAAGAGAAGTCCTGAGGAAAGAGCTTTGACGAATCAACTCAAGGAGGAACATCAGGTCATTTCATCTATACAGTCCACAATGGCTGAAGAAATGTTTGGAAAGTCAGTGAAACAATTGAAGCTGGATCGCACCATGGCAAAGTCTTCCTTCACCAAGCAAGCAAACTTCCTGAGCAGAAAAGCTTCCAACATGACAGAGATGGAACTGCGAGAGGAGTTTAAAAAGCTAACTTCTGATGCCAGACATGTAAGTGACTCAAATGATGATTACAAAGCTGGACTATTGGCAGAGGTGGGAGATGAAGCTGATGAACTTGATGAACAGCAAAAAGCTGATTTGGAAAAGACTATTATTGACTGTGAATTAAAATTAGAAGAAGTCAAACAAATAGTTCAGtctaatttgtggaaaaaatatggTCAGGATGAACTCTATACTGCAATTCAAGAGGCTGAGAAGGCATGTAATGATGCTTCTGACATAAAAGTTTTAACTGTGTACAAAAACGCATATGAAGTGCAGCTGTCCTTCGTGGAGAATGTGATCCAGGAAtctattaaaagttttttgacCTGGGAAATGTGGATTCCAGTAGAAGAAAGGGACAACTTAGAAGACagagtaaaacaaatgaaattgatgaaaaataaacttcaaacaAGAAAATCACAGTTTGCCATAGCACAAACAATtgcagaggagaagaagaaatcaGATGATGCGCAATCAGACCTTACGTCTTTTCCTATACTAGCTCAACCTGCACCCAGTGTAAAGATTAGACCCATTTGTCTACCAAAATTTCATGGCTGTAAAAGAAACTTTCACAGATGGAGAAAAGACTGGGAAAGCCTGCAGAAGCAGGGAGAACCAAGTGGCTCAGTggaagtgaaaaagtttcagttgtTGGATAGTGTGGATGAAAGAATCTGTAATGAATTACATCTGTCTGCTTATGATACTGCCGCAGATATGTTCCGAGTGATGGAAAATAGGTATGGCGACAAGTTAAGCATTGCTTTAGAAATTATTGAAGAGCTTGAGAAGACTCCACCCCTGAAAGCAAACCAGCCAAGGAAAGTGATAGATCTTATTCAAGCAATTGAAAAGGCTCTAGCTGACTTAACAGAGTTAGGTAACATTGGAGCAATGAAAAATCCTTTGGTTATTAAATCTCTAGAGAGTAAACTACCTGATGTTATAAAGAGAGACTGGCTAGTTTTTATGGTTAATCCTGCCAATGCAGTTACACCAGATAACCATTTTGATAGTCTTCTCAAATTTTTAAAGACACAGGAGGAAGTTCTAGAGAAATTGGAGCAACTTGGAGTGAGTGAAAAGGTTGAGAAGAAGTTTGAGAAACGACATGCTTTTACTCGATCCACAAGAAAGAATCATGTCTGTATTGTGTGTGGAGACGCAAGACATGGAGATAAAATATTCTTCTGCAAACAGTTCAAAGCAATGAATTTACCTGAAAAGCTCAACATTGTAAAGACGTTGGACACatgcaaaaggtgtttgagaAAGCATGGAGATGCTGATTGCATCAATACTTACCTTTGTAGAAATAAAGATTGTAAGAAAAGAAGCTTTTCAGATCACCATTTCCTCCTTTGCCCAAAGGGTGAGCTTACAAAGGTTGAGACTGTTAAACCAAGAAGGGAAAATAGACTGACAGAAGAGCAGGAAAAATTCATAGCTGGACTTTCACCAGAACTAGCAGAAGAATGCAGAAAAGccttttcaaatgtgactgcttcaacaaaaaacacaaagtgtgaaGCCTCTGGGCTTATGGAGTCATATGGACTAAAAGAGCAACCTGTCATTCTAATGCTATTGGAAGTCACTACGAACGCAGGCCAGAAAATAGGCACTTTGATTGACTTGGCTTCTGATACTAATTACATTACTCATCAAGCAGCTAAAAGGTTGAGCCTAGAAggtgaaaacataacattagtTGTTCATGGTGTTGGGGGAATGTCAGTCAAAGTTAGAACAAAGAGATACCTGTTAAGAGTGAGAGTTAAGACCCCCAAAGGCACAGTGAAAGCTCACCAACTCATTTGTTATGGACTTAGTGAAATTGCTAAAGTGCATAAAGTCATTCAACCACTGCAGCTGCAAAAGTTTTTCCCAGATGTTGGCCTGGAAGACCTTAAAAGACCAGATACCATTGAGCTGCTAATAAGCCACAGAGAAGGCAGACTGGCCCCTCAAAGAGTCAAGGTTGTTGGAGACCTGGTCCTGTGGAACAGTCCACTCGGCATGACCGTGGGAGGAGCTCATCCGGATCTTTGTGAAGACGTCGACGTGGCAGCACACAGGTCAGAAACGCACTTTGCTCGTTCTATGCGCATTGCTGCTGTAAAGTATAAAGAAGTCTGCAGTTTCGAAGAAGTTAaagcagaaagcaaaaacacaactacCAATAAAGAGTTTATTGATTGGTGGAAGTGGGAGAGCATAGGAGCAGCTTGTGAACCAAAGTGTGGTGGATGTCGCTGCGGAACATGTCAACCAGGTGGGAAAGATATGACATTAATGGAGGAGAAAGaacttgaaataattaaacaaggTCTTACCTATGTGCAAGCAGATAACCACAGTGATGCTCCCCACTGGGATGCAAAGTATCCTTGGATTGTAGAACCCGCTTGTCTTCCCAATAACAGGAAAAGTGTTGAATCAACTTTCTTAAGAACAGAAAGACGATTAAATAAAGAGCCTGAATGGAAAACTGTCTATGCAAACCAGGTGCATGAAATGGTGGAGAGGAAAGCAGCAATAAAACTAACAGAAGACACTCTAAACAACTGGAAAGGACCAGTATGGTATGTAAACCATCAGGTGGCGCCAAATCCTCATTCTGTGACCACTCCTGTGCGTTTAGTATGGAACAGCAGTCAAAGATTTGAAGGTCTAAGTATGAATGATATTCTGCTGAAAGGTCCTGATGTTTTAAATCCCATTCGTGCTGTTCTACTCAGGTTCAGAAGGGGACTGCATGCTGCCCTgggagacattaaaaaaatgtataactcTGTTTGGCTAGAGGACCTGGAGAGACATCTTCACAGGTTCCTCTGGAGAGACGGCTCAGAAGAGGAGATCGGTGAGTTTGCCATTACCAGAGTTAACATTGGGGATCGACCTGCTGGATGTATTGCCCAAGTAGCAATGCGAGAGACGGCAAAACTGCCCATGTTTGACAGCTGTAAAGAGGAGCGTAGGATCCTGGAAGAAGACTGTTATGTCGATGATATTTTAACATCTGACAATGACCCAGAACTTTTGCATAAACACATTAAGAAGGTGGAAGAGATCTTACAAGCTGGGGGATTCTGTTTGAAACCATGGGTCCTATCAGGTCAAAGTGGGAGGCAAAACATGTCCTTACCTAGCAGAGACAAAATCCTTACACTCCCTAATCAGTTGAAAGAGGATGATAATAAGGCTTTGGGAGTGGGATATCTGGTGGAGGAGGATAAATTATATGTGATGACATCAATTAACTTCtcaaaaaggaggaaaaaaatgaagatggGACAAAACCTAGAAGAAGGAGAAGTGAGAATAAATACTCCAAATCCTCTCACTAGGAGAGAACTCCTTAGCCAAGTAGCTAGTCTTTTTGATCCCATTGGGCTAGTCACACCCACCAAACAAAAAGGAGCCATTCTAGTGAGAAAGGCTTTTCAAGAAACCAGAACTGCAGGCAAAGCAGGTGATACTTGGGATCAACCACTTTCTGATGGGCTAAGAAAT
The genomic region above belongs to Xiphophorus maculatus strain JP 163 A chromosome 12, X_maculatus-5.0-male, whole genome shotgun sequence and contains:
- the LOC111610280 gene encoding uncharacterized protein LOC111610280 isoform X2 — its product is MAEEMFGKSVKQLKLDRTMAKSSFTKQANFLSRKASNMTEMELREEFKKLTSDARHVSDSNDDYKAGLLAEVGDEADELDEQQKADLEKTIIDCELKLEEVKQIVQSNLWKKYGQDELYTAIQEAEKACNDASDIKVLTVYKNAYEVQLSFVENVIQESIKSFLTWEMWIPVEERDNLEDRVKQMKLMKNKLQTRKSQFAIAQTIAEEKKKSDDAQSDLTSFPILAQPAPSVKIRPICLPKFHGCKRNFHRWRKDWESLQKQGEPSGSVEVKKFQLLDSVDERICNELHLSAYDTAADMFRVMENRYGDKLSIALEIIEELEKTPPLKANQPRKVIDLIQAIEKALADLTELGNIGAMKNPLVIKSLESKLPDVIKRDWLVFMVNPANAVTPDNHFDSLLKFLKTQEEVLEKLEQLGVSEKVEKKFEKRHAFTRSTRKNHVCIVCGDARHGDKIFFCKQFKAMNLPEKLNIVKTLDTCKRCLRKHGDADCINTYLCRNKDCKKRSFSDHHFLLCPKGELTKVETVKPRRENRLTEEQEKFIAGLSPELAEECRKAFSNVTASTKNTKCEASGLMESYGLKEQPVILMLLEVTTNAGQKIGTLIDLASDTNYITHQAAKRLSLEGENITLVVHGVGGMSVKVRTKRYLLRVRVKTPKGTVKAHQLICYGLSEIAKVHKVIQPLQLQKFFPDVGLEDLKRPDTIELLISHREGRLAPQRVKVVGDLVLWNSPLGMTVGGAHPDLCEDVDVAAHRSETHFARSMRIAAVKYKEVCSFEEVKAESKNTTTNKEFIDWWKWESIGAACEPKCGGCRCGTCQPGGKDMTLMEEKELEIIKQGLTYVQADNHSDAPHWDAKYPWIVEPACLPNNRKSVESTFLRTERRLNKEPEWKTVYANQVHEMVERKAAIKLTEDTLNNWKGPVWFRRGLHAALGDIKKMYNSVWLEDLERHLHRFLWRDGSEEEIGEFAITRVNIGDRPAGCIAQVAMRETAKLPMFDSCKEERRILEEDCYVDDILTSDNDPELLHKHIKKVEEILQAGGFCLKPWVLSGQSGRQNMSLPSRDKILTLPNQLKEDDNKALGVGYLVEEDKLYVMTSINFSKRRKKMKMGQNLEEGEVRINTPNPLTRRELLSQVASLFDPIGLVTPTKQKGAILVRKAFQETRTAGKAGDTWDQPLSDGLRNEAIELFQDYVRLGQIKFHRSLTPISWIRKPIGITFSDGSDKSYGAVLYFRWETEQGIQVRLVESKAKLTPLDQKGEPVKAEICGAVFAARLRKYVEKHSRMEIGGWYHLLDSQTVLGAIQCDSYGYQTFFANRIGEIQKTGPVADWWWIPGELNVADITSRGACPEHLQEDSQWQNGPKFLLQPIDQWPKRSAKDIAISAKEGVEKLQRKAFSAVITRAQSKQTEEKLCDEEVTKNALKATKCKERDRELKISPLTFIAKQLIQERRYSSLSKLVRVIAWVRRAVENWKLTLESHHSGRKVKEKISTDIKQSTIHPGLSVKECENALREVFLAAQENTSFHDTTLNRLVVFKEQDSGLQVCGGRIQSFNEDKRAVPILPYDSWVSMLVALEAHEVNHEGIAGTLLQMRKKAWVVRGRRLAKKVVDNCVTCRKIRAKRCEQIMGDLPPERTLPARPFEFTTIDLFGPYEVRDEVRKRVKLKVWGIIFCCMSSRAIHTDLVSDQSSEGFLLAYQRFTALRGHPRKLWSDGGKNFIGAKPVLVDLYLFLDRLNKEKIQHEALEHGTEWSWKIHPADSPHRNGAAEAAVKILKQALHNLGSDGVFTWSEFQTFLYMAANLANERPIDARTQSREDCISYITPNSLLLGRTDLKSDNCGFDFKSYPLKRLKFIQTEVDRFWRKWSQLAGPNLFVRSKWRSKKRNVAVGDIIWLADQNALRSQYKLGRVISVNSDGKGIVRDVYIRTYPSYPVPLVRAGGQTRKMRKKLQMKIPSTILHRDVRRIVLLPIEEQENPAGTRSGEEREV
- the LOC111610280 gene encoding uncharacterized protein LOC111610280 isoform X4, which produces MAEEMFGKSVKQLKLDRTMAKSSFTKQANFLSRKASNMTEMELREEFKKLTSDARHVSDSNDDYKAGLLAEVGDEADELDEQQKADLEKTIIDCELKLEEVKQIVQSNLWKKYGQDELYTAIQEAEKACNDASDIKVLTVYKNAYEVQLSFVENVIQESIKSFLTWEMWIPVEERDNLEDRVKQMKLMKNKLQTRKSQFAIAQTIAEEKKKSDDAQSDLTSFPILAQPAPSVKIRPICLPKFHGCKRNFHRWRKDWESLQKQGEPSGSVEVKKFQLLDSVDERICNELHLSAYDTAADMFRVMENRYGDKLSIALEIIEELEKTPPLKANQPRKVIDLIQAIEKALADLTELGNIGAMKNPLVIKSLESKLPDVIKRDWLVFMVNPANAVTPDNHFDSLLKFLKTQEEVLEKLEQLGVSEKVEKKFEKRHAFTRSTRKNHVCIVCGDARHGDKIFFCKQFKAMNLPEKLNIVKTLDTCKRCLRKHGDADCINTYLCRNKDCKKRSFSDHHFLLCPKGELTKVETVKPRRENRLTEEQEKFIAGLSPELAEECRKAFSNVTASTKNTKCEASGLMESYGLKEQPVILMLLEVTTNAGQKIGTLIDLASDTNYITHQAAKRLSLEGENITLVVHGVGGMSVKVRTKRYLLRVRVKTPKGTVKAHQLICYGLSEIAKVHKVIQPLQLQKFFPDVGLEDLKRPDTIELLISHREGRLAPQRVKVVGDLVLWNSPLGMTVGGAHPDLCEDVDVAAHRCMKWWRGKQQ